One genomic region from Dermacentor variabilis isolate Ectoservices chromosome 6, ASM5094787v1, whole genome shotgun sequence encodes:
- the LOC142585626 gene encoding uncharacterized protein LOC142585626, producing MSSRHLCVLVLIVLLAVAQGFSFGWQKDADSAEDPLIEEEDEEIRTEDKLEGMPPWYSSKGYPYDYGMGEEIGNMFGPHNEELFKDKDYVFEEPQKTFEEIYEEVFRFHDVDKDDVLTPEEVRRALIHSKVDIVDAAGNDLVEDALAYDDKDKDGALSLEEFLLSQKTNLSGLRSLGSLEL from the exons ATGTCATCACGCCATCTTTGTGTCCTGGTTCTCATTGTACTCTTGGCGGTAGCGCAAGGCTTTTCATTTGGCTGGCAGAAGGACGCGGACTCAGCTGAGGACCCCTTGATCGAGGAAGAAGATGAGGAAATACGCACTGAGGACAAGCTAGAAGGGATGCCTCCATGGTACTCCAGCAAGGGCTATCCCTACGACTACGG AATGGGCGAGGAGATAGGAAACATGTTCGGCCCTCACAACGAGGAGCTCTTCAAAGACAAAGACTACGTTTTTGAAGAACCCCAGAAGACTTTCGAGGAGATCTACGAAGAAGTTTTCAG GTTTCACGACGTCGACAAAGACGACGTCCTCACGCCAGAGGAAGTGCGACGGGCGCTGATCCACTCAAAAGTCGACATTGTGGACGCCGCGGGAAATG ATCTAGTGGAGGACGCCCTTGCATACGATGACAAAGACAAGGATGGAGCGCTGTCGCTCGAGGAGTTCCTGCTTTCGCAGAAGACAAACTTGAGCGGCCTCAGGAGCCTTGGGTCTCTGGAGCTATGA